Proteins encoded within one genomic window of Ptiloglossa arizonensis isolate GNS036 chromosome 3, iyPtiAriz1_principal, whole genome shotgun sequence:
- the Nt1 gene encoding neurotrophin 1, producing the protein MTRGLLLISVAVVLLSSINVGAEEDLKDDGDFNDRKEHNETTVTSIKINDQESENKTAVISVRSSFGNGNRRNATRGLALPISADIAKVIPDDATGDEETPEELPEAQELKIVRPGLRKRPTYRPSPGRPSSTNRRNVYTDPNRTPLIRPPRRPTEAKRDPTDKECTFFTKTVCLEASDYPHEAITRSLRSNKEMVAALLTDYKSQDFDDSGERLPVSLPLESKFENKYTGRYENRYESNEIRRRSDSSSVFENVEEGFTCPSVIKYARPQLARAASGIWKYIINTGEHTQTLRLEKCSNPQSGCSFISENYRSSCVQVYNYHRLLTWDSKLGLHMDIFKVPSCCSCHVHGYAEIFPPHHKEPTSSLKESFPGSDFATTNDQKEDFEDVSKLNYLNKFSNNFDTTLGSSNKKPVAEATPSRPTFTLPMRPRPKKPSSVNTRPFDKLPQQHAPNTRAPGYTGPLLKGSRPVRPNRPPYRRESTSHVEEHTEASNNSSTGNKYSQPYDLDMDASSRLQNGGFYDEYQEPQRRINYNYHPIIDFFRPEASMLQSSETQSDSVQSDSNSWKPVISS; encoded by the exons ATGACGCGAGGATTACTTCTGATTTCGGTG GCAGTCGTGCTACTATCCTCGATTAATGTCGGCGCTGAGGAGGATCTCAAAGACGACGGGGACTTTAACGACCGTAAAGAACACAACGAGACGACCGTCACGTCCATCAAGATCAACGACCAAGAATCCGAGAACAAGACGGCGGTGATTTCG GTTCGGTCTTCTTTTGGTAATGGAAATCGACGAAACGCTACCAGAGGACTCGCGCTACCGATCAGTGCAGACATCGCGAAGGTTATACCGGATGACGCTACGGGTGATGAAGAGACACCGGAGGAACTACCAGAG GCCCAAGAATTGAAAATCGTTAGACCCGGTTTAAGAAAACGACCCACTTATCGACCATCCCCCGGAAGACCATCGTCCACGAATAGGAGGAACGTTTATACAG ATCCGAACAGAACGCCATTGATCAGACCGCCGAGACGACCCACGGAAGCGAAGAGGGATCCCACGGACAAGGAGTGCACTTTCTTCACAAAGACGGTTTGCCTCGAAGCCTCCGATTATCCGCA CGAGGCGATCACTAGAAGCTTGAGAAGCAACAAGGAGATGGTCGCTGCCTTGCTGACCGATTACAAGTCTCAGGATTTCGATGATTCCGGTGAAAGGCTGCCAGTTTCCCTGCCTCTTGAAAGTAAATTCGAAAATAAGTATACCGGACGATACGAGAATCGATACGAGAGCAATGAAATTAGAAG GAGATCCGATTCAAGTTCAGTTTTCGAAAACGTCGAAGAGGGTTTCACGTGTCCGTCGGTCATCAAGTATGCGCGTCCACAGTTAGCCAGAGCAGCTTCGGGCATTTGGAAATACATAATAAATACCGGTGAACACACGCAGACTCTGAGACTGGAAAAGTGTTC GAATCCACAATCGGGTTGCTCCTTCATCTCGGAGAATTATCGATCGTCGTGCGTGCAAGTGTACAATTACCACAGGCTGCTCACCTGGGACAGCAAATTGGGTCTCCACATGGACATATTCAAGGTGCCATCTTGCTGCAGCTGCCATGTGCACGGTTACGCCGAGATCTTCCCGCCTCATCACAAGGAACCGACTTCTAGCCTGAAAGAATCCTTTCCGGGTTCCGATTTCGCCACGACGAACGATCAGAAAGAGGACTTCGAGGATGTCTCCAAATTGAACTACCTGAACAAATTCTCGAATAATTTTGACACCACCCTTG GTTCAAGCAACAAGAAACCCGTTGCTGAGGCAACACCGAGTCGACCGACATTTACTCTTCCCATGAGACCAAGACCGAAAAAACCTTCGTCTGTGAATACAAGGCCTTTCGACAAGTTACCTCAGCAACACGCGCCAAACACCAGAGCACCAGGTTACACTGGACCGTTGCTGAAAGGTTCTAGACCGGTCAGACCCAACAGACCACCTTATAGACGGGAATCCACGTCACACGTTGAAGAACATACCGAAGCTTCGAACAATAGTTCGACTGGGAACAA GTACAGTCAACCGTACGATCTGGATATGGACGCCTCGTCACGGCTGCAAAATGGCGGTTTCTACGACGAGTATCAAGAGCCACAGAGACGAATCAATTACAATTACCATCCGATCATCGATTTCTTCAGACCGGAGGCGTCGATGCTGCAATCGTCCGAAACACAATCGGATTCGGTTCAAAGCGATTCTAACTCGTGGAAACCGGTGATATCGTCTTAA